A window of the Yersinia rochesterensis genome harbors these coding sequences:
- the darB gene encoding darobactin export ABC transporter permease subunit, with protein sequence MLTSEFFNDLKLSPVSSLLAILITAIGLISLFFVLFLYLTDSRIEKHNSNYKDIYRIETSFNLPNGDEVKSAQVPFPLISVLRNDKDIKKIDYIARIFTNLHVNDKTYSNIDIYAISTDFFNTLNPYQQKKLYLAQNEIIITPEFNRQYLHLDNPQGHVITLGDKGQFLIKDVVEFNPSSRFKTTAVIAFAPEILDGYHDKRHDWYDTHAYAFITMKSGISPTSEQLNSHVIQHAPQLPGAPFSPEEFIQLSARNIADIHYDNALPDEISTVVSSSYLNILYASGVFVFFATTMNFFNINNVINTKKRNSFYIKKAIGASRYQLITEAFFIATFQTAFVLLAALFILMSLVQFSDSARELIFTHGNYDFSTALSITTALTYAAILLAHYLFLLTLTLPNNTYSNSIAAQSSQSHYMTRIMFCMQIIIAGIIIYLWAGIMTQIHFMKDYNFGYEKENVITFILSDELKSKTAINNLQDELRNAAGVNSISLSNWRPFDMSRQNTSVFHSNQQEKDKLATVNILKVNEHFINTWGVNILAGDKSPLLPSDNSNIYHAIATKSFMTLMGQQSYDHILNTIFYINENNSQQSVRVLNVIDDFYLADREETAPPLLMLIQNNPQRYGAVKIENIQDIGKIEKILKRYHVNTEHIKSVSNLHQEYFSNNILMYDTINTVTLFTVTLVLISTIIISTSETKRLEKTLAIMESIGGSIYTHIIFFIQQNIIPIVIAVIISLPLGFMLLHNWLAQYSVIKGLSYVYATGSFITFILCVIIVMTTTLIFNSNTLNSQKKK encoded by the coding sequence ATGCTAACAAGTGAATTTTTTAATGATCTGAAGCTAAGCCCAGTATCAAGCCTGTTAGCAATACTAATAACGGCTATAGGATTGATCTCACTATTTTTTGTATTGTTTCTTTATTTAACAGACTCTCGTATTGAGAAACATAATAGTAACTATAAAGATATATATCGGATAGAAACATCATTTAATCTACCTAACGGCGATGAAGTGAAGTCAGCACAAGTTCCATTCCCACTTATTTCCGTATTAAGAAATGATAAAGATATCAAGAAGATTGATTACATCGCACGTATTTTCACCAACCTACATGTCAATGATAAGACGTATTCAAATATTGATATCTATGCAATTAGCACCGATTTTTTTAACACATTAAATCCCTATCAACAAAAAAAACTCTATCTGGCACAGAATGAAATTATCATTACCCCTGAGTTTAACCGACAATATCTTCATCTGGATAACCCTCAAGGGCATGTCATAACGTTAGGTGATAAAGGCCAATTTCTTATTAAAGATGTTGTTGAATTTAATCCATCCAGCCGTTTTAAAACGACTGCAGTTATCGCATTCGCTCCTGAAATATTGGATGGTTACCACGATAAAAGACATGATTGGTATGATACCCATGCCTACGCTTTTATCACGATGAAATCTGGGATCAGCCCCACCTCCGAGCAACTAAATTCTCACGTTATTCAGCACGCACCACAGCTTCCAGGAGCCCCTTTTAGTCCAGAAGAATTCATTCAGCTTTCAGCACGTAATATTGCTGATATCCATTATGACAATGCATTGCCTGATGAAATTAGCACAGTAGTTTCAAGCTCATACTTAAATATTTTATACGCCTCAGGTGTATTTGTTTTTTTTGCTACGACAATGAATTTCTTCAATATTAACAATGTGATAAATACAAAGAAGAGAAACAGTTTCTATATAAAAAAAGCCATTGGTGCGTCCCGTTATCAGCTAATCACAGAAGCATTTTTTATTGCTACATTCCAAACTGCATTTGTACTATTAGCTGCTCTTTTTATTTTGATGTCACTCGTGCAATTTTCCGATAGTGCCAGAGAGCTTATCTTTACTCATGGCAATTATGACTTCTCAACCGCGTTATCTATTACTACCGCGCTAACTTACGCAGCTATTTTACTCGCCCACTACCTTTTTTTGCTGACGCTGACTTTGCCTAATAATACCTATAGCAACAGCATTGCTGCACAATCATCTCAGTCACACTATATGACTCGTATTATGTTCTGCATGCAGATCATTATTGCAGGTATCATCATATACCTGTGGGCGGGTATAATGACACAGATTCATTTTATGAAAGATTACAATTTTGGTTATGAAAAAGAAAATGTAATAACATTTATACTAAGTGACGAATTAAAATCAAAAACCGCAATAAACAATTTACAAGATGAATTAAGGAATGCAGCTGGAGTTAATAGTATCTCGCTGAGTAACTGGCGGCCATTTGACATGTCTCGGCAGAATACTTCTGTATTCCATAGTAATCAGCAAGAAAAAGACAAACTAGCCACAGTTAACATCCTAAAGGTAAATGAGCATTTTATTAATACTTGGGGAGTAAATATTCTAGCGGGGGACAAAAGCCCATTATTACCCAGTGATAATAGCAACATTTACCATGCAATCGCCACGAAATCGTTTATGACATTAATGGGACAACAGTCCTATGACCATATACTGAATACTATTTTTTATATTAATGAGAATAACTCGCAACAATCAGTTAGGGTACTGAATGTGATCGATGACTTTTATCTGGCAGATAGAGAAGAGACAGCGCCTCCCTTACTTATGCTTATTCAAAACAATCCCCAACGCTATGGTGCTGTCAAAATTGAAAACATTCAAGACATCGGGAAAATAGAGAAAATATTAAAACGCTATCACGTTAATACTGAGCATATAAAATCAGTCAGCAACTTACACCAAGAATATTTCAGTAATAATATACTTATGTATGATACGATCAACACGGTAACATTATTTACAGTCACATTAGTATTAATAAGCACAATAATAATCAGCACCTCAGAGACCAAACGGCTCGAAAAAACACTAGCAATAATGGAGTCTATTGGCGGATCAATTTATACGCATATTATTTTCTTTATACAGCAGAACATTATACCTATCGTCATAGCAGTAATAATATCACTCCCTCTCGGTTTTATGTTATTGCATAATTGGCTGGCACAATATAGTGTAATTAAAGGGTTATCTTATGTTTATGCGACAGGTTCATTTATTACTTTTATTTTATGCGTAATTATCGTTATGACTACTACACTTATTTTCAATAGTAATACACTAAATAGTCAGAAGAAGAAATAA
- the darA gene encoding darobactin family peptide antibiotic, which produces MFTSNQSNERINNAHLMALKTKLESLEQSFKNNLFSINDHEIENLKRSNADNQITAWNWSKSFTQQ; this is translated from the coding sequence ATGTTTACGTCGAATCAATCAAATGAAAGAATAAATAATGCTCATTTAATGGCATTAAAGACTAAGTTAGAGTCGTTAGAACAATCATTTAAAAATAATTTATTTTCTATAAATGACCATGAAATAGAAAATCTAAAACGCAGCAACGCCGACAACCAAATAACCGCCTGGAATTGGTCAAAAAGTTTTACACAACAATAA